One window from the genome of Neospora caninum Liverpool complete genome, chromosome VI encodes:
- a CDS encoding Atypical MEK-related kinase (incomplete catalytic triad) — MTSTGDFVPKDGVSLPDDSEEPSPFRVAKSRHPPSLLPYTVPQIPEKGTSSPSPSSSPSSSSPSPSSSSPSPSSSSPSPSSPSSPSLSPSVGAPASSSACFPARPLPFDSELAKALVRRSDKHGGAFWTCRARLWSCKAREQERRGAAKKRRSGEKRDASSLSDDEVLLKCVNHLVLLRRVYGRGTYGKVTAALDLAAELRPLAIKTYLPHTLRRSRTATFGPSGPQFLTEWDKVRGEILIQCSLHHRHICPLYGVVDDKRRGECRLLLQLLPHALMTWNEGAQAFHVPSADRKDAKRLGTGKHNSEIRVYTEEAAREITAQLLDALDYLHSLRIVHKDVKPQNILAVSPPPAEWLVSLSLPLSPSSSPSSSFPPPTNHRSPSSVNRVSGFEEEAVSGNGLEAMKEAVACDSQEATEDDDFFFEKEDVKSIAVSPSFLTAAEVASGNISPYDAYFARLFRPEKSRDAPSRSPAESGEEWTEDAPSSSLSRWPSPANLSFSSPRKRRPGADLPSLVASSVSGPRKRTSDSVSTGDFPSLICRGQAMFERTVGGRRVLSLASTVFYGDDAFSGCRTKDISFSFRNSLDSRRQPGGERAQARAETEEAVRDQWGETKRGAGEAEQDEVDREERGRRLRTRTQDSHSDLAAYESFLSWKGSVNLDEERRKCVWKLVDFNTASVTADDRCTIWDSEGTRLFTPPECLGIAKEEGYDGRSRDLWSVGVCLYCLLLGRPPFFAGGDTGLALVAAIMSDDVTFPEYRHLSDDVKNLIRGLLSKDASTRLTSSQVRDHPWMKQPR; from the exons ATGACATCAACCGGAGACTTCGTCCCAAAAGACGGCGTCTCCTTACCTGACGATTCTGAGGAGCCTTCGCCGTTCCGCGTCGCCAAGTCTCGCCACCCGCCCTCTCTGTTGCCCTACACAGTACCCCAGATACCAGAGAAAGGTacctcttctccttccccttcttcttccccctcttcttcttctccctccccctcttcttcttctccctccccctcttcttcttctccctccccctcttctccttcttccccttctttgtCGCCATCAGTTGGGGcgcccgcttcctcctctgcttgtTTCCCAGCGCGCCCGCTTCCGTTTGACTCAGAACTCGCCAAGGCCCTCGTTCGTCGAAGCGATAAACATGGCGGTGCCTTCTGGACCTGCCGTGCGCGTCTGTGGTCTTGTAAAGCGCGCGAGCAAGAGCGTCGCGGCGCCgcaaagaaacggagaagtggagagaagagagacgcgtcctccctctctgACGATGAAGTTCTTTTGAAGTGTGTAAACcacctcgttcttctccgtcgcgtgTATGGACGGGGAACGTACGGGAAAGTCACAGCTGCGCTCGATCTTGCTGCGGAGCTGCGCCCTCTAGCGATCAAG ACCTATCTCCCCCACACGCTTCGGCGCTCGCGCACGGCGACCTTTGGCCCCAGTGGGCCGCAGTTCCTCACGGAATGGGACAAG GTCCGAGGCGAAATTCTCATCCAGTGTTCGCTTCACCACCGCCACATTTGTCCTCTCTACGGCGTCGTGGACGACAAACGACGAGGCGAAtgccgtctgcttcttcaaCTACTCCCCCATGCGTTGATGACGTGGAACGAAGGCGCTCAGGCCTTCCACGTCCCGTCTGCCGACCGAAAAGATGCCAAGAGACTCGGCACAGGGAAACACAATTCGGAAATCCGGGTGTACACGGAGGAGGCCGCTCGCGAGATCACTGCGCAG CTCCTCGACGCTCTCGACTATCTCCATTCTTTGCGGATTGTGCACAAGGACGTAAAACCCCAAAACATTCTTGCCGTGTCGCCACCGCCTGCAG AGTGGCTCGTctcactgtctctcccgctgtcgccctcttcgtctccctcttcttccttcccccctCCCACCAATCACCGCTCCCCGAGCTCCGTCAACCGAGTCTCAGGcttcgaagaagaggctgtGTCGGGCAACGGTCTTGAGGCGATGAAGGAGGCCGTGGCCTGCGACAGCCAGGAGGCAACCGAGGATGACGACTTTTTcttcgagaaggaagacgtgAAAAGcatcgccgtctcgccttctttcttaACGGCTGCAGAGGTCGCATCGGGAAACATCAGTCCCTATGACGCGTATTTTGCGCGCTTGTTTCGACCAGAAAAGAGCCGAGACGCTCCATCGCGTTCACCGGCCGAATCAGGGGAAGAATGGACGGAGGAtgcgccctcgtcctctctctcgcgctggcCTTCGCCTGCAAatctgtctttttcttctcctcggaAGCGGCGACCAGGGGCGgatttgccttctctcgtagcctcctctgtctcaggcccgaggaagagaacgagcgaTAGCGTGTCCACGGGAGACTTCCCGTCTCTCATTTGCCGAGGTCAGGCGATGTTCGAACGCACTGTTGGGGGTCGGCGCGTCTTATCTCTTGCTTCGACAGTCTTCTATGGAGACGACGCTTTCTCCGGCTGCCGGACGAAAGAcatctcgttctctttccggAATTCCCTGGAttctcggagacagccggggggagagagagcgcaggcgagagcagagactgAAGAAGCCGTCAGAGACCAGTggggggagacgaaaagaggcgCGGGCGAAGCAGAGCAAGACGAAGTGGATCGGGAagaacgcggaagaagactgaGGACGCGAACGCAGGACTCTCACTCAGACCTCGCGGCCTACGAATCGTTCCTCAGTTGGAAAGGCTCAGTCAACCTGGACGAAGAACGACGCAAGTGTGTGTGGAAACTCGTGGACTTCAACACAGCGTCGGTCACTGCGGACGACCGCTGCACGATTTGGGATTCAG AGGGTACGCGCCTCTTCACGCCTCCCGAATGTCTGGGCATCGCCAAGGAAGAAGGCTACGATGGCCGAAGCCGAGATCTGTGGAGTGTGGGAGTTTGCCTGTattgtcttcttctcggacGCCCACCGTTTTTCGC CGGCGGGGACACCGGCCTCGCGCTGGTGGCGGCGATCATGTCCGACGATGTCACCTTTCCTGAGTACAGACACCTCAGCGACGATGTGAAGAATCTTATACG AGGCCTTCTTTCCAAAGACGCAAGCACGCGCTTGACGTCATCTCAAGTTCGGGACCACCCTTGGATGAAACAGCCCCGTTGA